caatatatatatttttttcatatgtatttgACTACATTGTCATTGATCCTGTGTCTATTAAATTACAGATGTATTTCCAAGTCTATCCCTAGAAACTAGTCAAAATACTGTTTATGATCAAGTCATCTCTGTTTTAATTCTATCTTGTACtatgtattaatatttttttcttaaatttttatgACTGTCTACATATTCCATTGTATCCCTCTTATATtataccgagatagtccacttgctTCTTTTCTTGTCCTTGGTGAACcttggctggggaccaggctcccaaactTCTGTTTCATGAAgtcttggatgatggtacaatcGCTGTTCTAAATTATATACCCACTGACATTGTTTTTAGAGGCCACCCAATGTTTCCAGCTTTACAGATAGGAAATAGAATCCTTACCATTGGAGAAAAACGCAATATGGATTGGAAAAAAATATGCATACGTAAGGAAGGAAAAGATactattgttttaataaaaattatCTTGGATTCTTTCTTCCGATTTTGGTCTGGCGCTTCTTTCTGTGTTTTTATAGTTTAGGCTTTATATTCATATtataatttttggggtttttattgCATTCAGTTTTTGTAGTGTTACATGTCAAAAAAATTAGGAGAAGGGGCAAACATGAGTGGCACATGCAGCGTGCAGCTGATTGACATTGCACATTGCATGTACCACTCACTGCTGGTCTCTTTTTCATTTTATGGATCACCGCTCTGACATTGTGTAAGCAGTGTTTTGACTGTGTGTTTGGATTTTAGCTTAAGTTTAATTCCAGAAAAAAATCTATTATATGCTATCTttagttttgagaatgacacaaatattcattttcacaaagtctactgcctccgtttttatgatggcaatttgcatatactccagaatgttataaagagtaatcagatgaattgcaattaattgcaaagtccctctttgccatgaaaatgaccTTAATGCCATAAAAAACATTTACACTGCATTTGTAAAGAAGGcctcagggcacccaagaaagtctaGCAAGttccaggaccgtctcctacagttcattcagctgtgggatcggggcaccaccagtgcagagcttgctcaggaatggcagcaggcaggtgtgagtgcatctgcatccACAATGAGGCGACAAATTTTggtggatggcctggtgtcaagaagggcagcaaagaaatcacttctctccaggaaaaagcatcagggacagactgatattttgCAAAAGGTACAGACTGCTGCGGGCTGGGGTaaggtcattttctctgatgaatcccctttccaattgtttagggcatccggaaaaaaaccttgtccagagaagaaaaggtaagCTCTacaatcagtcctgtgtcatgccaacagtaaagcatcctgagaccatttatGTGTGGGGCTGCTTCTAAGCCAAGGGAGTGGAGTCACTCACAACtttgaacacagccatgaataaataatggtacaaaaacatccttcgagagcaacttctcccaacatccaagaacagtttggtggggAACaattccttttccaacatgatggagcacgttgccataaggcaaaagtgataactaagtggcttggggaacaaaacatcaaaattttgggtccatggccaggaaactccccaggccttaatcccattaagaacttgtggacaatcctcaagaggcgggtgaacaaaaaaaaccccacaaattctgaaaaACTCCAAGCAtttattatgcaagaatgggcttccatcagtcagaatgtggcccagaatttgattgacagcatgccagggcaaattgtaGAGGTTTTGAAAAAGAAGGATCAACACTGCCAATTGACTTTTTGCATAAACTtagtgtaattgtcaataaaagcctttgacacttatgaaatgcttgtaattatacttcagtatatcatagtaacatctgacaaaaaaaaaaatctaaaaacactgaagcagtagACTTGacatgaaaataaatatttgtgtcattctcaaaacttttggccacggctataAAGTAGCAACTAAGAAAACCTGGCACCTCTATAAGCAATTGCCCTCCACAACTGTAAGATCTTCAATAGTGCCCTCCGAACATCTTTATTCCTAAAACTGTATAACAAAGGATTAATAAGTGGAGTGACTACAGCATATGCCAGGGAAAATATGTGATCCTTATTATAGAATGACTGTGAAGATGGACGGAGATATGTTAAGATAGCTGTCCCAAAGAACAAGCTGACCACGAGGAGATGAGAAGTACATGTGGAGAAAGCCTTTTTCTTTCCGCTGGCACTGGGGATCTTGATTACTGCACGAATAACAAAGGTGTATGAGATAAGAGTTAGAAGAAGGGAGACCAGTATTACACTGGCACCAAAAAGAAAGACCACTAATTCATTAATATACGTGTTCTTGCAAGATAGCTTCAAAAGTGGTGGAATCTCACAGAAATAATGTCTGATAAGGCGGTCACGGCAATAGGGTAATGTAGCAGTAAGAGCAGTGTTCACTAATGCAGTTATTAACCCAACAGTCCAGCAGGTAATTGCCATATAGATGCAAAGGGACTTGTTCATGATTACAGTATACAATAGAGGTTGGCATATAGCAACATATCTATCATATGCCATCATACCAAGCAGAATGCATTCTGAGCCCCCTGAAATTATAAATGTAAACATTTGAACAAAACAGCCTACAAATGAGATTCCTTTGGCTTCCTTTAGCATGTTGTTTAAAGTATTTGGAATGATTGCTGTAGTACACAATAACTCAATTATAGCGAGGTTGACCAAAAAGAAATACATAGGAGTGTGAAGACGGGAATCAAAACAGACAACAGATATAACCATGGAATTTGCAGCCACAGTCATCATGTAAGCAAGAGAGATTATCATAAACACCCATGGCTGGTATGCTGGTATGGACACTAGGCCTTGGAAGAGAAATCCATCAGCAAGTGTTACATTCTTTTTCAGTGCACTTTCtttgtaccttttttttataaaagagaGGAAGATATTTATATCTAGTAATCCGTAATCTGTGCATATTTCATAAAAATATACTACTACTGTTGAAGAGATGTCTCACAAAGCCTTTGGGCGATCCAAATCATAAAATTATATCTATATTAAAATGAGATTTACTGAGTGGAACTTCAGCTATTTTGTTGTGGTTTTTAAAaatgattaatgccccgtacacacgattggactttccgacaacaaaatcgtggacttttgtccaaaggtgttggctcaaacttgtcttgcatacacacggtcacacaaatgttggccaacaattacgaacatagtgacgtacaagacatactacatgttttttcagctctttagagccaccctttgggctccttctgctaattttgtgttactagaagcttggtgagtgttgatttgtgcttttctttttccttttttcatttatcgcttttcagttcgtttctgaacgactgttcgtcaaccagacatgttgtggaatcggaggagataacgtgttatttattattggccttggagttattgctttgacattattttttgggttgaataataatggtttgatttggtatattttctatatttttggatgcatagaatgcactttttggttaagttctattggcagatagcatgtctaattatttatttttttattttttttaatgcacaataaaaaaaattgtgaagaataatacttggctatgtgttttacttcaaatgacagtttgggagtagacagttacattttataaaatacaaagtaaaattaacaaGTGATACCAacaggggataatggtgttgtggtatcttgcccaaaaaaaaaaataaaaagcataataatattattcttgatatcactagaaaaaaaaagcctttgaaacttcatttgcaataactccatcagtatcaccagcaaagcagcttcattattatcccattaaagaagaagagaattgtgcgctgcatttgtagatttcataatttgccacgtcacgaatgttaattctccattacgaacgctagtttacaagaccgactgcttctgcttctgagcatgggtggacttttgtccgatggacttgtgtacacacggcaacaaaaatttgttggtggaaaatttgagaacatgctagccaacatttgtccgatggtgcatacacatggtcggactttccgccaacaagctcacatccaacatttccagtcgaaaagtccgatcgtgtgtacggagcattataaTAAGGTTTAACTCTCTATAACTATTCTTGTATTAAATCATCATCAATAAAAATTCATTCTCCTATATGTTACAGTACAAAATAACATCCTATAAAGTAATGCCATGATATGTGTTAACTCTCCACAGCAAACAATCTGTGTAACAGTCCACACATAAACTTGTTATCTAGATTACCGTAATTATTCAGAAAAAATCCACCATAGTGCCAAACACTCTTCCCCTGTGTTTTCCCACTCCACAGATTTGAGGCTCACTTTCTGTTGTGGACCAaacttaaaaaactaaaataatttagTATATCAGAGTCCCTTTATATCACCAACAAGGGGTATTCATTCTTCAAGAATCATGTTGGGATGAAATCTCATGCTTTTCCCACATTTTGACTTCATCTTCACTGTCACATTTCAGGCTTGCTGGGGGCATTTCTGGATACCAGGTAAAGCAGATCCCATATATTTATTTCACCTATGTATGTagatcagctttaaccacttgcggacctgctcacgtacatttactgctccaggtcggctctcctgcgcgaaccgacgtaccacctgtacgtcggtccgtgcaaggaggatagcagGCACATTCCCGCCGTGccacgggagcatgcccgcgggtcccgcagactcaatgtccactggCAACCCGTGATAGCTatgcacagaggcagaatgggaaactgcctatgtaaacaaggcaatccccccgttctgacaggagacatagAAGACATCTACTGTTCCCAGTAaacgggaacagtgatctctgtcatatccctGGTAGCCCAAACCCCTaccgttagaacacacctagggaacacacttaaccccttgatcgccccctagtgttaatcccttccctgccagtgtaatttttacattgatcagtgcatttttatagcactgatcaatgcaataatgtcactggtccccaaaaagtgtcatttggggtcagatttgtccgctgcatattgctgcagattgccgccattacaagtaaaaacaataaaaaagaaataaaagtcccTAATTCTGTCCCGTAGTTTATAGcggcgataacttttgcgcaaaccaatcaatatatgcctactgcgattttgtttatcaaaaatatgtagaagaatatatattgacctaaactgatgaataaattttatttttatttttttggatatgtattatagcagaaagtaaaaaaaaaatttttttcaaaattgatgttttttttttgtttatagcgcaaaaaataaaaaccgcagatgtgctcaaataccacaaaaagaaagctctatttgtgggtaaaaaaggacgtcaattttgtttgggtacagcgttacatgaccgcgcaattgtcaggtaaaacgatgtagtgccgtatagcaaaaaatggcttggtcattaagggggcaaatccttccagggctgaagtggttaaagaaaatcacAAGCAAAAGTTACTTCTGGCCTTATCCAACGCACATTACAAGATACAATCAGCAGGGCTGTCCAGATAATGCCGCCACTTCAGCATTTAATGCCAATGACTCCAATCAAGTAGCATCTGCTTAGTAGAGCTGCATCAAGTACTTCACTGATTGCCAATTTAGTGTCTTCATTGATCATTTTAACTGCTCTGAAAGATATACCTTGTGAGCAAGAACTTAATAGTTCAGAGGTACAGTATGTACTTGTGTTCCCTTTAGACAGTTTGTATATGGAGTCCATGGTTGTGCAGTTTAATGAATCTGACATAGGGATATGAGAATCTATCACagtatacggtatctcacaaaagtgagtacaaccgtcacatttttgtaaatattttattatatcttttcatgttacaacactgaagaaattacactttgttacaatgtaaagtagtgagtgtacagcttgtataacagtggaaatttgctgcccccctcaaaatgactcaacacacagccattaatgtctaaaccgctggaaacaaaagtgagtacacccctaagtgaaaatgtccaattagggcccaaagtgtcaatattttgtgtggccaccattatttgccagcactgccttaaccttcttgggcatggagttcaccagagcttcacaggttgccactggagtcctcttccacacctccatgacgacatcaccgagctggtggatgttagagatcttgcgctcctccaccttccatttgaggatgccccacagatgctcaatagggtttaggtctggagacatgcttggccagtccatcacctttaccctccacttctttagcaaggcaatgatcATTTCGGAtgcgtgtttggggtcattatcaggttggaatactgccttgcggcccagtctccaaagggaggggatcatgctctgcttcagtatgtcacagtacatgttggcattcatggttcccccaatgaactgtagctccccagagccggcagcactcatgcagccccagaccatgacactcccaccaccatgcttgactgtaggcaggacacacttgtctttgtactcctcacttggttgctgccacacacgcttgacaccatatgaaccaaataagtttatcttggtctcatcagaccacaggacatggttccagtaatccatgtccttagtctgcttgtcttcagcaaactgtttgcgggctctcttgtgcatcatctttagaagaggcttccttctgggatgacagccatgcagatcaatttgatgcagtgtgcagcgtatggtctgagcactgacaggctgaccccccgccaccccttcaacctcttcagcaatgctggcagcactcatacgtctatttcccaaagtcaaactctggatatgacgctgagcacgtgcactcaacttctttggtcgaccatggcgaggcctgttctgagtggaacctgttctattaaactgctatatggtcttggccactgtgctgcagctcagtttcagggtcttggcaatcttcttatagcctaggccatctttatgtagaacaacaaaactttttttcagatcctcagagagttctttgccatgaggtgccaagttgaacttctagtgaccactatgagagagtgagagtgatcacaccaaatttaacacaccagctccccattcacacctgataccttgtaacactaatgccgcgtacacacggtcggacttttcacctgcaaaagtccgacggacgccaccggaccaagtccggcggacaatccgaccgtgtgtggtctccatcggacttccgacggaccgtttcgggcggaaatccgacgtactttagatttgaagcctgcttcaaatctttacgtcgtacctccgccggactcagttcctgacggaaagcccgttcgtctgtatgctagtccgaaggaccagatacgacggaggagcaggttactgcatctcgcgctcgctgcaataggccggtcaggaaagggggtggggacgaacgagcgccccccccctcctgaaccgtaccaggccgcatgccctcaacatgggggggtgctttgggggagggggcgccttgcggtgcccccccaccacaaagcaccttgtccccatgttgatgaggacaagggcctcttcccgacaaccctggccgttggttgtcggggtctgcgggcggggggcttatcggaatccgggatcccCCTATAATAAGATGGCccaaagatcccggcccccccaccctatgtgaatgagtatggggtacatggtacccctacccattcacctaggtaaaaagtgtcaataataaaacacaacacaggtttttaaaataatttattaaacagctccgggggggggtcttcttccgtcttcgggggtccctctggttcatcttctcccggcgtccggttggttcttctccgctctccggcctcttctcccggtgtcccaggtcttcggccggcccctccgctgtcttcaggtagctctattgccagcggaggtccggacttcttggcttcttggcttcttggcttcttgtgttctcttctcttcccccagatgttgacatgacgctcgaccacgccccctaaaacgtcacagtcccagcatgcccagggact
This window of the Aquarana catesbeiana isolate 2022-GZ linkage group LG01, ASM4218655v1, whole genome shotgun sequence genome carries:
- the LOC141132779 gene encoding olfactory receptor 5V1-like, which produces MTVAANSMVISVVCFDSRLHTPMYFFLVNLAIIELLCTTAIIPNTLNNMLKEAKGISFVGCFVQMFTFIISGGSECILLGMMAYDRYVAICQPLLYTVIMNKSLCIYMAITCWTVGLITALVNTALTATLPYCRDRLIRHYFCEIPPLLKLSCKNTYINELVVFLFGASVILVSLLLTLISYTFVIRAVIKIPSASGKKKAFSTCTSHLLVVSLFFGTAILTYLRPSSQSFYNKDHIFSLAYAVVTPLINPLLYSFRNKDVRRALLKILQLWRAIAYRGARFS